CCCCTCCTTCTCGAGGCACTCGTCCACCAGGGCGGTCTCCGCCATGGCCTCGTAGTCCACGGGGCTGCACTCGTCGTCGTCATCCCAAAAGTCCTCGCCGGGGTATTCGCCGTCCAATTCATAGTGCGGGCGCTCCGCGTTTTCGTTTCGGGAGTGGTTCAGTTCGGTCCTGGACCAGTGCCCGGCCTGGGGGTCCTCCCCGGCCTCCACGCGGAAGATTTCCAGGTCGGGCAGCGGCGCGTCGCGCATGGCGCACTCCGGCATGGGCGCGAGATTGGGGAGGAGGTGCCAGAACTCGTTCTTGTCCTCGTCTTTACCGTCTTCGGGGAACCATTCCACGAGGGGGTCGGCCATTTCCACCACGACGCGGCCGTTTTGACCGTGCCATTCCAAATAGAGGCGGCGCACCCAGCGCGTGGGCGGCGGTTCGCCGAGTTTGGCGCGGTGTATGAACTCCTCGACCCCGCAGGGCATGAGTCTGACCCAGTCCTGCGCCGTCATGGTGCCGGTGGGGCCGATCTGCCGCTCCTGGAATCCAGAGAGGGAGCTGCGGTCAAAGGGGGGCAGCTCTTCGGGATTGCCCGCGCAGAAGAAGCGCACGACCTTGCCGCTGAGGTCCGGGTCGCAGTTGCCGGTCAGCTCAAAATGCAGCAGGAACGGTTCCTCGCCCTTTTCGCCCTTCAGGCAGAGGGAACCGTGGGTGGAGTTTTTGCGTATGTTTCGCAAGTGCCCCCAGATGACATGCTCGCCAAGCCGAATTGCCATGGACTATTCCTTCACCGGCCCGCGCCGGACCCCCATGATACTGGTAGCGGTGTCCGCGCCACAAGCAGCAGGGGCAATGGATAATGGACAATGGGTGGGGGCTTCTTTGCATCAGGGGTCGCGCGTTGTTAGCATTCATGGCAAGTTTGTTTGACAGGTTCGCCACTTTTTTGCCGCAGGATTGCCATGACCGACGTATTCACGCCAGAAAAGCGCTCCGAGGTGATGTCGCGCATACGGAGCAAGGGGAACAAGAGGACGGAGCTGCGTCTGATTGAAATCATGCGTGGGTCGGGGATTACGGGATGGCGGCGGGGCCAGCCGGTGCACGGACACCCTGATTTTGTGTTTCGTCCGGAGCGGGTGGCGGTGTTTGTGGACGGGTGTTTCTGGCATGGATGTCCGAAGTGTTACCGGCGGCCCAAGTCAAACCGGAAATTCTGGGACGCAAAAGTGGCGCGGAACCGCGCGCGGGACGCGGAGGTGACGCGGACCCTGCGGAAGGCGGGGTGGCGTGTGGTCCGGATTTGGGAGCATGCCCTGCGCCATCCGGGCCGGGTGGCATGGCGGCTGAACCTCGCGCTGGTGCGGTGAGAGCCCGCGATTTTGCCGTTCAGTTTGACTTGTCCGGGGCGCACTCCCTACACTACTTGGAATCTGGGCGCGTGCGCGCACGCCCCAACATACTGCGTTAAATTCCGGGATAAATCACGACATATCGTGTCGTTGCAAGCATTTGCGGCGCCGACCCCGCCGTGCGGTGCCGGTTTGGCCTGCGGGATGCCGGAAAAGGTTGGCCGCGTCGGAGTGAGTCCCATGATAGCGGTGGAAGGACTGACCAAATACTATGGCGCGATACCCGCGATACAGGGGGTGTCGTTTGCCGTGGGCAAGGGGGAGATAGTCGGGTTTCTCGGGCCGAACGGCGCGGGGAAAAGCACCACCATGCGCGTCCTGACAGGATTTTCTCCAGCCTCGCGGGGCACGGCGCGGGTGGCGGGATTTGAGGTGCATGAGCATCCGGTCGAGGTGAAGCGGCGCATCGGTTACCTTCCCGAAAGCGTTCCTCTGTACGAGGAGATGGTGGTGCGGGCGTTTCTGGCCTATGTTGCGGAGGTGAAGGGGGTGCCCCGGCCGGGGCGTCGCGCCGAGGTGGACCGGGTGATGGAGCGGTGCGGTCTGACACAGATGGCCAACCGTCTGACGGGGAACCTGTCGAAGGGGTACCGCCAGCGGGTGGGGCTGGCGCAGGCGCTGGTGGGCAGCCCGCCGGTGCTGGTGCTGGACGAGCCGACAGTGGGGCTTGATCCCGGCCAGATTATCGAGATACGCGAGATGATCCGGGAACTGGGCCGGGAGCACACAGTGCTGCTTAGCACGCACATACTGCCCGAGGTGACCATGGTCTGCGACCGGGTAATCATCATCAACCGGGGCCGCATCGCGCTGGAGGACAGCATGGCGAACCTGACCAAGTCGGGCGGGCGGTCCCTGGAGGAGGTGTTCATGGGCGTGGTGGCGTCGGACCGGGTTGCGGAGGGGGCGGCATGAGGAACACCTGGGCCGTGTGCAGGCGCGAATTTGCCGCCTTTTTCCTCACGCCTGTGGGCTATGTGGTGGTTGGGGTCTTCGCCCTGATCTCGGGGCTGGCCTTCACCCTGTCGCTGCTCACCTACGCGAAGATGTCCGTGGACCCGACCTCCTACGGGTACTCGACGGTGCCGGACTTCGCCGAGACCTTTCTGAGCCCCTACCTGGTGTTCAACGGCATCTGGATCATGTTTCTAACGCCGCTGGTCACGATGCGGCTGCTGGCAGAGGAGCGCAACCGGGGCACGATGGAGCTGCTGCTCACCTACCCCCTGCGCGACCGCGAGATAGTGTTTGGCAAGTATCTGGCGGGTGTGGGGATGCTGCTGGTGATGATGGTGGTGGTGGCGGTGCACCTGGTGGTGGTGTCCCGCTTTGTGGCGCTGGAGCCGGCGGTGCTGGTTTTCGGGGTGCTGACGGTGCTGCTTATGGGCATGGCCTTCCTGGCCATCGGCCTTTTCGTGTCCGCCCTGGCGCGCAGCCAGATCACGGCGGGCATCGTCACCTTCGGGGTGTTCCTGCTGCTGTACATACTGGGCAATGTGGGGGAGAAGCTCCCCCAAAACAACCCCGCGCCCGAGACCTGGCCGGAGACGGCGCGCGCGGTGGTGGGCGCAGGTTCCGCGCTGGTGCGGGGTCTGGTCATGGAACTGTCACTGGACACCCACGCGCGGGAAATGGCGCTCGGCGTGGTGTCGCCAAAGGATGTGGGGTACTACCTGCTGGTCTGCGCCTTCTTCCTGTTCATCACCTTTCGCGCCCTTGAGAGCCGCCACTGGAGGGGAAGATGATGGGCAGATGGCGTCGGTGGACCGGAATTGCGGCGCTGGTTTCCCTGGCGGCGGCGCTGAACCTGGTGTTTTGGACCCAGGACCTGTTTGTGGCGCCGGTGCTGGCCCCGCTGGGTCTTGCGGCGGCGCTGGGCGCGGCGTGGCTTGCGGCGGCCCTTGCCGGGCTGGCGGCGCGGGGCGCGCTTGAGGAGCGCACCCTGGGCGGGCTGAACGCGGCGGTGTCGTCGTCGGTCTTCCTGGGCATCTGCATCGTGCTGTACCTGTTTCTACAGTCCTGGAACGCCTCCTGGGACCTGACCAGCGAGGGCCGCCGGGAGTTGTCGCCCCTGACGGTGCAGGTGCTCCGGAACATCACCGAGCCGGTGGACGTGACCTGTTTTTTTCTGGACGTGGACGAGGAGCTGGTGGTGATCGCGCGGGACAAGACCCTGCGTTTTCTGGACCAGTGCGCGCGGCACACGGACCGGCTGCGGGTGGAGGTGCTGGACCCGGCGCGGGAGCGGGCGCGCCTTGAATCCATGAACATCACGCACGCCTCGACGCAGGGCACGGTGGTGGTGAAGTCCGGGGGGCGGCAGCGGGTCATCACCCTGACGGGGGGCAGTCCGCGGCTGGAGGAGCGCGAGTTCACGAACGCGCTGATCAACGTCCTGCGGGGCGCGCAGCCGAAGGTGTATTTTCTTTCGGGGCACCAGGAGCGCGACATAGCGGACCAGGAGGAGCGGGGCGTCTCGATGCTGGCCCAACTGCTCCAGTCGGAGTCCCACGAGGTGGCCCCCCTGACGATCAAGCTGATGGAGCCGGAGATACCGAAGGACTGCGACGCGCTGGTGATAGTGAACCCGCAGACGGACCTGCACCCGCTGGAGATTGAGGCGCTGGACCGGTATCTGGACGCGGGCGGGCGCCTGATGGTGCTGATGGACCCATGGCGGACGGCAACGACGGGCTACGGGGCCGGCGAGCGTTTCCGCCCGTGGCTGGAGAGCCGTCTGGGCGTGCTGGTGGGGAATGACATAGTAATCAGCGGGGACCCGTCAAACCGCTGGCAGGCTGAGCTGGGCTTTGACAACAAGCCCTTCGAGGGGGTGGACGAGGGGTTCATGGAGTACCGGGGCAGTTTCCACAAGGACCATCCGGTGACGCGGGGCTTTGACCAGACCATGCTGCTGCAGGCGACCCGGAGCGTCCGGCTTGCGGAGAAGATGCCCGCCGGGGCCGCCGGCGTGGCGCTGCTGCGCACGGCGCCGGGGTTTTGGGGCGAGACGGACACGGCGAAGCTGCTGGACACGGGGCAGGCAAAGCCGGACGGCGCGGACCTGAAGGGGCCGGTGCCGCTGGCGGCGGCGGTGTCCCTGCGGGTGGACAAGGAGAACAACCCCAAGGGCCGTGGCGACGCGCGGGTGCTGGTGGTGGGAGACGCCGATTTTGCGACGAACGCGGGGGTCACGGTGCCGGGGCACCTGAACTTCGCGCTGAACGCCTTCGCCTGGATGAACGAGAGCGAGGAACTGATCGCCATCCGCCCGACGGGGCGTGATGCGTCGCCCCTGATACTCTCGGAGCGCCAGCGCCGCGCCGCCGCGTGGATTACGGTCATGTGCGTGGTCCAGGTGGTCGCCCTTGCGGGGGCGGCCATGGCGCTGCTGCGGAGGAGGCACCAATGAGACCCCGTTCGACGCTGGTTCTGGTCGCGGTGCTGGTCCTGCTGTGCGCGGGGTACTGGGGGATGAACAGCCTGCGGGCGCGCCGTGTGGAGGAGGCCCAGCAGGCGCGCAGGATTTTTGACTTCGAGGGCGCGCGGGTGAAGCGGATGGGCATCGCGCAAATCAACCAGCCCGTTGTCGAGGGCGAGCGCGTTGCGGAGGGCCAGTGGCGGATCACGGCGCCCAACGACACCATCCCGCCCCTGCATCCGCTGTGGGACCGGGTGGCGGAGCGCCTGGCCGGCCTGGTCAACCAGCGCACGGTGGTGGGCTCCCCCGGCGATTTAGCCCAGTATGGGCTGGATGTGCCGGCCCTCACGGTGACGGCGGAGGTGGAGGGCCGCGCGCCCTTACGGCTGGTCTTCGGCGATGTCGAGCCGACCCAGCGCAACCGGTACGCGCGCCTGGACGACGGCCCCCTGTTTCTGGTTCCCACGGAGAGTTTTTTCGAGCTGAACCGGTCCCTTGAGGAGCTTCGCCACCGCTTTCTGGTGGAGAACCGCGAGGCGGACATTTTGGAGGTGCAGTTTGCCTGGGTGTGGACGGGCAACCCGGACGCGCCCGAGGAGGAGCAGCCGGAGCTGGGGGAGGAGTCCACAGTCATCACCCTGAAACGGGACGCGCCGGGCGCGCCCTGGCGGATGGCCTCGCCGGTCGAGGCGCCCGCCAACCAGGAGCGGGCGGAGGAGTTTGTGAAAGAGGTCCAGTTTGCGGTGTGCCGCAATTATGTGGACAACCCCGGCGACCTTTCGGACTATGGTTTGAAACCGCCCGCCGCGCGGATAACGGTGGCGGACAGCGCCGGGGGCCGCGCCCAGAACATACTCATCGGGGCGCTGGACGCGCAGGGCGGGCGGGGCGGGGTGTACGCGCAAATCGCGGGCCGCCAGGCGGTGTTCCAGGTGGACGCGCACCTGCTGACACTGCTGCCCCGGACACCGCTTCAGTGGCGCGAGAACCGGCTGCTGACGCGGCGCGTCACGGACATCCGGCGCATAGACTACCGGCGGGGCGGGGACGGCTTTGTCCTGGAGAAGGACGGGGCGGGCGAGTGGAAACTGGTCTCCCCGGCCATGGAGGACGTGAACCAGTTTGCGGTGTCCGGTTTCCTCGCGGTGTTCAAGGAGAGCGGGGGCACCCCCCTGGACATTCGCCCGGCCACGCTGGACACTCCCGGAGTCACGATGGACATCACCTACGACGACGGCGGCACGGCGCGCCTT
The sequence above is a segment of the Candidatus Hydrogenedentota bacterium genome. Coding sequences within it:
- the vsr gene encoding DNA mismatch endonuclease Vsr; the protein is MTDVFTPEKRSEVMSRIRSKGNKRTELRLIEIMRGSGITGWRRGQPVHGHPDFVFRPERVAVFVDGCFWHGCPKCYRRPKSNRKFWDAKVARNRARDAEVTRTLRKAGWRVVRIWEHALRHPGRVAWRLNLALVR
- a CDS encoding ATP-binding cassette domain-containing protein, producing the protein MIAVEGLTKYYGAIPAIQGVSFAVGKGEIVGFLGPNGAGKSTTMRVLTGFSPASRGTARVAGFEVHEHPVEVKRRIGYLPESVPLYEEMVVRAFLAYVAEVKGVPRPGRRAEVDRVMERCGLTQMANRLTGNLSKGYRQRVGLAQALVGSPPVLVLDEPTVGLDPGQIIEIREMIRELGREHTVLLSTHILPEVTMVCDRVIIINRGRIALEDSMANLTKSGGRSLEEVFMGVVASDRVAEGAA
- a CDS encoding ABC transporter permease subunit, whose protein sequence is MRNTWAVCRREFAAFFLTPVGYVVVGVFALISGLAFTLSLLTYAKMSVDPTSYGYSTVPDFAETFLSPYLVFNGIWIMFLTPLVTMRLLAEERNRGTMELLLTYPLRDREIVFGKYLAGVGMLLVMMVVVAVHLVVVSRFVALEPAVLVFGVLTVLLMGMAFLAIGLFVSALARSQITAGIVTFGVFLLLYILGNVGEKLPQNNPAPETWPETARAVVGAGSALVRGLVMELSLDTHAREMALGVVSPKDVGYYLLVCAFFLFITFRALESRHWRGR
- a CDS encoding GldG family protein: MGRWRRWTGIAALVSLAAALNLVFWTQDLFVAPVLAPLGLAAALGAAWLAAALAGLAARGALEERTLGGLNAAVSSSVFLGICIVLYLFLQSWNASWDLTSEGRRELSPLTVQVLRNITEPVDVTCFFLDVDEELVVIARDKTLRFLDQCARHTDRLRVEVLDPARERARLESMNITHASTQGTVVVKSGGRQRVITLTGGSPRLEEREFTNALINVLRGAQPKVYFLSGHQERDIADQEERGVSMLAQLLQSESHEVAPLTIKLMEPEIPKDCDALVIVNPQTDLHPLEIEALDRYLDAGGRLMVLMDPWRTATTGYGAGERFRPWLESRLGVLVGNDIVISGDPSNRWQAELGFDNKPFEGVDEGFMEYRGSFHKDHPVTRGFDQTMLLQATRSVRLAEKMPAGAAGVALLRTAPGFWGETDTAKLLDTGQAKPDGADLKGPVPLAAAVSLRVDKENNPKGRGDARVLVVGDADFATNAGVTVPGHLNFALNAFAWMNESEELIAIRPTGRDASPLILSERQRRAAAWITVMCVVQVVALAGAAMALLRRRHQ
- a CDS encoding DUF4340 domain-containing protein, with the translated sequence MRPRSTLVLVAVLVLLCAGYWGMNSLRARRVEEAQQARRIFDFEGARVKRMGIAQINQPVVEGERVAEGQWRITAPNDTIPPLHPLWDRVAERLAGLVNQRTVVGSPGDLAQYGLDVPALTVTAEVEGRAPLRLVFGDVEPTQRNRYARLDDGPLFLVPTESFFELNRSLEELRHRFLVENREADILEVQFAWVWTGNPDAPEEEQPELGEESTVITLKRDAPGAPWRMASPVEAPANQERAEEFVKEVQFAVCRNYVDNPGDLSDYGLKPPAARITVADSAGGRAQNILIGALDAQGGRGGVYAQIAGRQAVFQVDAHLLTLLPRTPLQWRENRLLTRRVTDIRRIDYRRGGDGFVLEKDGAGEWKLVSPAMEDVNQFAVSGFLAVFKESGGTPLDIRPATLDTPGVTMDITYDDGGTARLVMAPSAEDPETWHATQDSGGVIEMKGVAVEALLTDSADFRSREVLRFPAPDAVRLEFQFENLGVVMEKRHGQWVVTRPEGLRLTNQSDADLLMGAVNPLRASGVEREEAPDEPALFGLDQPVFTLYVTVADPAAAGSETRLGPLKIGAVSKEHPQERYAVCDGRAGLFRVDQEVVDTLREAMRGFEEAGNS